A DNA window from Candidatus Hydrogenedentota bacterium contains the following coding sequences:
- a CDS encoding GAF domain-containing protein has protein sequence MQAPLPDDEQKRLRKLRSLGILDTFPEAVYDDIVFLASEVADAPIALVTLVDQDRQWFKAKTGVEISETHRDYAFCAHAIRKPHELLVVTNATKDPRFADNPFVTGGPSVRFYAGAPLVCSDGVALGTLCVVDNKPRTLTPLQERALKVLSRQVVAHIELREALAQVKRLEGLFPICSGCKRIRDDQGYWNQIEVYVSEHSEAEFSHSICPECVERLYPNEAAHMRRGGEQSQ, from the coding sequence ATGCAGGCACCGTTGCCCGATGATGAACAGAAACGTTTGCGGAAGTTGAGAAGTCTCGGGATTCTGGACACCTTCCCGGAAGCGGTCTACGATGACATCGTGTTCCTTGCTTCCGAAGTGGCCGATGCTCCGATAGCCCTTGTGACCCTTGTCGATCAAGACAGGCAGTGGTTCAAGGCGAAGACGGGCGTTGAGATCTCGGAGACCCACCGGGACTATGCGTTCTGCGCGCACGCCATACGCAAGCCCCACGAGTTACTGGTGGTGACCAATGCGACGAAGGATCCCCGGTTCGCCGATAACCCCTTCGTCACCGGTGGACCGAGCGTTCGCTTCTACGCGGGCGCACCCCTGGTCTGTTCCGATGGCGTCGCCCTGGGAACCCTCTGCGTCGTGGACAACAAGCCGCGGACCCTGACCCCGCTTCAGGAGCGGGCGTTGAAGGTCCTCTCGCGCCAGGTGGTCGCCCACATTGAACTGCGCGAAGCCCTGGCCCAGGTGAAGCGTCTTGAAGGTCTCTTCCCCATCTGCTCCGGGTGCAAGCGCATCCGGGACGACCAGGGGTACTGGAATCAGATCGAGGTGTACGTGAGCGAACATTCGGAAGCGGAATTCTCACACAGCATCTGCCCGGAATGTGTCGAGCGGCTCTACCCCAACGAGGCCGCTCACATGCGGAGGGGAGGCGAGCAGAGCCAGTAA
- a CDS encoding sce7726 family protein yields the protein MNQSATQLSALTRIFSSAVYQGLARKGRSALFRRLIDITGLESRCESNGTVADSFDAAFDILKRGGFRDQYIYRSALTQNILLGTHSLRSASMLSEFRAGKSRTDLVILNGTATAYEIKSERDTLVRLANQIDNYQRVFAKIYVIASDRQFDEVLNMLPIEVGVMSLSPRLKISTRRKAIETFDRICPLTIFESLRTAEAMAILKAHGIAVPEVSNTKIRSVMRAAFSDLDPKQLHTVMVRTMKQTRNLAALSELVEQVPKSLHAAALSTPIRKKDHERLTEALRLPLSSTRAWN from the coding sequence GTGAATCAGAGCGCTACTCAGTTGTCCGCGCTGACGCGTATATTTTCGTCCGCAGTCTACCAAGGACTTGCGCGGAAGGGGCGGTCCGCGCTCTTTCGGCGTCTCATCGATATCACTGGACTTGAATCGCGATGTGAGTCCAATGGAACGGTTGCCGACAGTTTCGACGCAGCATTCGATATCCTAAAAAGGGGCGGCTTCCGGGACCAGTATATCTACCGCTCGGCCCTCACCCAAAACATCTTGTTGGGCACGCACTCACTCCGCTCTGCCTCAATGCTCAGCGAATTTCGCGCCGGAAAATCCAGGACAGATTTGGTAATTCTCAATGGAACGGCGACGGCCTACGAGATCAAATCGGAACGGGATACGTTGGTACGCCTCGCCAACCAGATAGACAATTACCAGCGCGTCTTTGCCAAGATTTATGTAATTGCGAGTGATCGCCAGTTTGATGAAGTTTTGAATATGCTACCCATTGAAGTCGGTGTCATGTCTCTTTCTCCGCGTCTGAAGATCTCGACGAGACGAAAGGCGATTGAAACGTTTGACCGAATTTGTCCCTTAACCATATTTGAGTCACTTCGAACCGCCGAGGCAATGGCCATATTGAAAGCCCACGGCATTGCCGTCCCAGAGGTCTCCAATACCAAGATACGAAGCGTAATGCGCGCAGCTTTCTCCGATCTGGATCCTAAACAGTTGCATACTGTTATGGTCCGCACAATGAAGCAGACTCGAAACCTGGCTGCACTCAGCGAACTTGTCGAGCAAGTCCCGAAATCGCTCCATGCCGCTGCCTTGTCGACCCCCATCCGAAAAAAGGATCATGAGCGATTGACGGAAGCGCTCAGACTGCCGCTATCGTCTACCAGGGCTTGGAACTAG